A DNA window from Candidatus Roseilinea sp. contains the following coding sequences:
- a CDS encoding NADH-quinone oxidoreductase subunit F, which produces MSRFYGTKYKTMDRHVLLRDVDVPDIREYDVYVAHGGYAAWKKALTTMKPDEVINVVKDSGLRGRGGAGFPAGVKWSFIPKDIFPKYVVVNGDESEAGTFKDHQIIDGNPHQLIEGVALCAYAVQANTSYIYLRGEFYEPAQTLQRAIDEAYAHGMLGKNVLGSGFDLDVHIHLGAGAYICGEETALLSSLEGQLGQPRLRPPFPAVQGLYAKPTVINNVETLANVPPIVLHGAQWYRQYGTEKSPGTKVFCVSGRVNKPGNYELPLGKYTIRELIEMAGGTIDGRPVKGVLPAGSSAPILPAPLLDTKLDYESIQAAGSILGSASFVILDDTVDIVWAARKMVRFFKHESCGKCTPCREGTYWALKLYDKILSGHGTLADVDMIGEVAGQMAGKCFCLLGEFATSPMQSTLKHFRAEYEAFIANHQGGKMNGYADELIREGVIAGPEGVIAHH; this is translated from the coding sequence ATGTCTAGATTTTACGGGACGAAGTATAAGACGATGGACCGGCACGTGCTGCTGCGCGACGTTGACGTGCCGGATATTCGTGAGTATGACGTGTACGTCGCCCACGGCGGTTACGCCGCCTGGAAGAAGGCGCTGACGACGATGAAGCCGGACGAAGTGATCAACGTCGTCAAGGACAGCGGCCTGCGCGGTCGCGGCGGCGCCGGCTTCCCCGCCGGCGTGAAATGGAGCTTCATCCCCAAGGATATCTTTCCCAAATACGTCGTGGTCAACGGCGACGAGAGCGAAGCGGGCACATTTAAGGATCACCAGATCATTGACGGCAACCCGCACCAGCTCATCGAAGGCGTGGCGCTTTGCGCGTATGCGGTGCAGGCCAACACGAGCTACATTTACCTGCGCGGCGAGTTCTACGAGCCGGCCCAGACGCTGCAACGCGCAATAGACGAGGCCTACGCCCACGGCATGCTCGGCAAGAACGTGCTCGGCAGCGGCTTCGACTTGGACGTTCATATCCATCTCGGCGCCGGCGCCTATATCTGCGGCGAAGAGACGGCCCTGCTGTCGTCGCTGGAAGGCCAACTCGGCCAGCCGCGCCTGCGCCCCCCGTTCCCGGCGGTGCAAGGCTTATACGCCAAGCCAACGGTGATCAACAACGTCGAGACGCTGGCCAATGTGCCGCCCATCGTGCTGCACGGGGCGCAGTGGTATCGCCAGTACGGCACGGAAAAGAGCCCCGGCACGAAGGTCTTTTGTGTGAGCGGGCGCGTGAACAAGCCGGGCAACTACGAGTTGCCGCTCGGCAAATACACCATCCGCGAGTTGATCGAGATGGCCGGTGGAACGATTGACGGCCGGCCGGTGAAGGGTGTGCTGCCCGCCGGCTCATCCGCGCCGATCCTGCCGGCCCCCCTGCTCGACACCAAGCTGGACTACGAGAGCATACAAGCGGCCGGCTCGATCCTGGGCTCGGCTTCATTCGTCATCCTCGACGACACGGTGGACATCGTCTGGGCGGCGCGCAAAATGGTGCGCTTCTTCAAGCACGAGAGCTGCGGCAAATGCACGCCCTGTCGCGAAGGCACCTACTGGGCGCTCAAGCTCTATGACAAAATCCTCTCCGGGCATGGCACGTTGGCGGACGTGGACATGATCGGCGAGGTGGCCGGGCAGATGGCCGGCAAGTGCTTCTGCCTGCTGGGCGAATTCGCCACGTCGCCCATGCAAAGCACACTCAAGCACTTCCGGGCAGAATACGAAGCGTTCATCGCCAACCATCAAGGCGGCAAGATGAACGGCTACGCCGACGAGTTGATCCGCGAAGGCGTGATCGCCGGACCGGAGGGCGTCATCGCCCATCATTGA
- a CDS encoding NADH-quinone oxidoreductase: MADLVNLTIDGVPVSVPKGTLVVDAAKTIGNDIPVFCYHPKLKPVGMCRMCLVDIGMPKIDPATKQPVRDEQGNVVIAFLPKLTTACTTPVSEGMVVRTATEQVRAAREDILEFLLTSHPLDCPICDKGGECPLQNLTLGFGPTVSRFDYDAKFHNEKHVPLGDLIYLDRERCIQCSRCIRFQDEIADDHVLQFHDRGRGMEIITFSDPPFDSYFGGNTTDICPVGALTTADFRFKARPWELASTPSLCTHCPVGCNITLNTRLETKFGDYEIKRIMPRQNEQVNEIWICDKGRYVHHFTRAGDRLRQPMIRRDGRLVEATWEQALQWVSDRLKAAGTSVAAVVGDRIANEDAYLVAKLMRALNGAIGMSPSVPAHYADVARAFGVGAHANFARLGKGDVILVVNGDVEEQAPVWFLRLRQAVVDRGAALVIAHSHSTKMHRYARTIHRYAPGYAAQWVADRSAELIAKESLKDARNLLIVFGDAQLDGPGARALAQGLANVLIATGHAGQADSGLLPLYPHANTQGVFDMIAGATATSNGANGKAGIDARSSLANSRFAVAWLIGVGDASDAPSAEFTVVQELFMTALATQADVVLPALSFAEREGTLTSGDRRVQRFYRALPPLGEARPDWWIAQEIAKRLGYPWGFQGPLHIFADLARSIPHYHGLSYEVISESGPQWPPMGRGDLYYGGTVYDNTGGLGARYASDAERDPAGVRPYEWAAPEPTIAGLERRLRPLYRDGELVRRSAVLASHIVPAQEAA; this comes from the coding sequence ATGGCTGATTTAGTGAATCTGACGATTGACGGCGTGCCTGTGTCGGTGCCCAAAGGCACGCTCGTAGTGGACGCAGCAAAGACGATCGGGAACGACATCCCGGTATTTTGCTACCACCCCAAGCTCAAGCCGGTGGGCATGTGCCGCATGTGCCTGGTGGACATCGGCATGCCGAAGATAGACCCGGCAACCAAACAACCGGTGCGCGATGAGCAAGGCAACGTGGTGATCGCCTTCCTGCCCAAGTTAACGACGGCCTGCACCACGCCGGTCAGCGAGGGCATGGTCGTCCGCACGGCGACCGAGCAGGTGCGCGCTGCGCGCGAGGACATCCTGGAGTTTCTGCTCACCTCCCATCCGCTCGATTGCCCGATTTGCGACAAAGGCGGCGAGTGCCCGTTGCAGAATTTGACGCTGGGCTTCGGCCCCACCGTCAGCCGCTTCGACTACGACGCCAAGTTTCACAACGAGAAACACGTGCCGCTCGGCGATTTGATCTACCTCGACCGCGAACGCTGCATCCAGTGCTCGCGCTGCATCCGCTTCCAGGATGAGATCGCCGACGACCATGTGTTGCAGTTCCACGACCGTGGGCGGGGCATGGAGATCATCACCTTCAGCGATCCGCCGTTCGACTCGTACTTCGGCGGCAACACGACCGACATCTGCCCGGTGGGCGCGCTGACTACGGCGGACTTCCGCTTTAAGGCCAGGCCGTGGGAGTTGGCGAGCACGCCAAGCCTTTGCACGCACTGCCCGGTCGGTTGCAACATCACGCTGAACACCCGCCTGGAGACAAAGTTCGGCGATTACGAGATCAAGCGCATCATGCCGCGCCAGAACGAACAAGTCAACGAAATCTGGATTTGCGACAAAGGGCGCTATGTGCATCACTTCACCCGCGCCGGAGATCGCCTGCGCCAACCGATGATCCGGCGCGACGGCCGGCTGGTCGAGGCGACGTGGGAGCAAGCTTTGCAGTGGGTGAGCGACCGGTTGAAGGCTGCGGGGACGAGCGTGGCCGCCGTCGTCGGCGACCGGATCGCCAACGAGGACGCCTACCTCGTCGCCAAGCTCATGCGCGCGCTGAACGGCGCTATCGGCATGTCGCCGTCTGTGCCCGCGCACTATGCGGATGTGGCGCGCGCCTTCGGCGTGGGCGCACATGCCAACTTCGCTCGCCTGGGCAAGGGCGATGTGATCCTCGTGGTGAACGGCGACGTAGAAGAGCAAGCGCCGGTGTGGTTCTTGCGTTTGCGCCAAGCCGTCGTGGATCGCGGCGCAGCGCTGGTCATCGCTCATTCGCACAGCACCAAGATGCATCGTTACGCGCGGACGATTCATCGCTACGCGCCCGGCTATGCCGCCCAGTGGGTCGCCGATCGAAGCGCCGAACTCATCGCGAAAGAATCGTTGAAAGACGCCCGCAACTTGCTGATCGTCTTCGGCGATGCGCAGCTCGACGGCCCCGGCGCGCGCGCGTTGGCGCAGGGCTTGGCGAACGTACTCATCGCCACGGGCCACGCCGGCCAGGCCGATAGTGGCTTGTTGCCGCTCTATCCCCACGCCAACACGCAAGGCGTCTTCGATATGATCGCAGGCGCCACAGCCACGTCCAACGGCGCGAACGGTAAGGCTGGGATTGATGCGCGATCTTCTCTCGCCAATTCGAGGTTCGCGGTGGCCTGGTTGATCGGCGTGGGCGATGCAAGCGACGCGCCATCGGCTGAATTCACCGTCGTGCAAGAGCTGTTCATGACGGCGCTGGCAACGCAGGCCGATGTCGTGCTGCCGGCATTGAGCTTCGCCGAACGCGAAGGCACGTTGACCAGCGGCGACCGGCGCGTGCAGCGCTTCTACCGCGCCCTTCCCCCGTTGGGCGAAGCCCGGCCCGATTGGTGGATAGCCCAGGAGATTGCCAAACGGCTGGGCTACCCCTGGGGCTTTCAGGGTCCGCTGCACATCTTCGCCGACCTTGCGCGCAGCATCCCGCACTACCACGGGCTGTCCTACGAGGTCATCAGTGAGAGTGGTCCACAATGGCCGCCGATGGGACGCGGCGACCTGTACTATGGCGGCACGGTATACGACAACACCGGCGGCCTGGGCGCGCGCTACGCCAGCGACGCCGAGCGCGATCCCGCCGGCGTGCGTCCGTATGAGTGGGCTGCGCCCGAGCCAACCATCGCCGGCCTGGAACGCCGGCTGCGACCGCTCTATCGCGATGGCGAACTCGTCCGCCGCAGCGCCGTGCTCGCGTCGCACATCGTCCCAGCGCAGGAGGCTGCCTAG
- the nuoH gene encoding NADH-quinone oxidoreductase subunit H: protein MPVLLEATLKSVVLLFVLLTGFAYLTLMERKVLARLQARIGPNRAGPLGLLQPLADGLKLIFKESITPAGADKPIYFLAPVLVVVPALILFAVIPVGKGPAFQLASEINVGALYVVGVMGVAVYGITLAGWASNNKYAALGGLRASAQVISYELGMGLSIVAVVLMASSASLADIVEAQMPGNILGWFIFRQPVAAAIFAITAMAELARAPFDLVEAEQELTAGFMTEYSGMKFALFFMGEYVKMIAVSALFATFFLGGWSGPFVDQVPILSVVYFTIKVVACLLLMIWTRATLPRMRYDRLMSFGWKVLTPVALANVIVTAFLIALGVPGYQ from the coding sequence ATGCCTGTTCTACTCGAAGCCACTTTGAAGTCGGTCGTGTTGCTCTTCGTGCTGCTGACCGGCTTCGCTTACCTCACGCTCATGGAGCGCAAGGTGCTGGCGCGCTTACAAGCGCGCATCGGCCCAAACCGCGCCGGCCCGCTGGGATTGCTCCAACCATTGGCCGACGGCCTCAAGCTCATCTTCAAGGAGAGCATCACCCCTGCCGGGGCGGATAAGCCGATCTACTTCCTCGCCCCGGTGCTCGTCGTCGTGCCGGCGCTCATCCTGTTCGCGGTGATCCCGGTCGGCAAAGGGCCGGCCTTCCAACTGGCCAGCGAGATCAACGTCGGCGCGCTGTACGTCGTCGGCGTGATGGGCGTAGCCGTATACGGCATCACGCTGGCGGGATGGGCATCGAACAACAAATACGCCGCGCTGGGCGGCTTGCGCGCCTCCGCGCAGGTGATCTCATACGAGCTCGGTATGGGTTTGTCCATCGTCGCCGTCGTCTTGATGGCGTCGAGCGCGAGCCTGGCCGATATCGTCGAGGCGCAAATGCCCGGCAACATCCTGGGCTGGTTCATCTTCCGCCAACCGGTCGCGGCGGCGATCTTCGCCATCACCGCCATGGCCGAATTAGCCCGCGCGCCGTTCGACCTGGTCGAAGCCGAGCAGGAACTGACGGCCGGCTTCATGACCGAATACAGCGGCATGAAGTTTGCGCTGTTTTTCATGGGCGAATATGTCAAGATGATCGCCGTCAGCGCGCTGTTCGCCACGTTCTTCCTGGGCGGCTGGAGCGGGCCATTCGTGGATCAGGTGCCGATCCTCTCAGTCGTGTATTTCACAATCAAAGTCGTCGCTTGTCTGCTGCTGATGATCTGGACGCGCGCGACGCTGCCGCGCATGCGCTACGACCGGCTGATGAGCTTCGGTTGGAAGGTGCTCACCCCGGTGGCGCTTGCTAACGTGATCGTGACGGCGTTCTTGATCGCGCTGGGCGTGCCGGGCTATCAGTAG
- the nuoI gene encoding NADH-quinone oxidoreductase subunit I: MGLKDVLTQIAVGFATVLKTVTRRPVTIQYPEQHKPMSARFRGRHHLKRYEDGLERCIGCALCAAACPADAIYVEAGENTDEARYSPGERYAKTYEINMLRCIFCGYCEDACPTNAIVLEPIEFPTGYTRESMIYTKEMLLESPPINVPATPQRTPPGKYDRAILPFPPIDESQ; this comes from the coding sequence ATGGGTCTGAAAGACGTGCTCACCCAAATCGCGGTCGGCTTCGCGACGGTGCTGAAGACCGTCACGCGCAGGCCGGTGACGATTCAATATCCTGAACAGCATAAGCCGATGTCGGCGCGCTTCCGCGGGCGTCATCACCTCAAGCGCTACGAGGACGGCCTAGAGCGCTGCATTGGATGCGCGTTGTGCGCGGCGGCCTGTCCGGCCGATGCGATCTACGTCGAAGCCGGCGAGAACACCGACGAAGCGCGCTACTCGCCAGGCGAACGCTACGCCAAGACGTATGAGATCAACATGCTGCGCTGCATCTTCTGCGGCTACTGCGAAGACGCCTGCCCGACGAACGCGATCGTGCTGGAGCCGATCGAATTCCCGACCGGCTACACGCGCGAGAGCATGATCTACACCAAAGAGATGCTGCTCGAATCACCGCCGATCAACGTGCCGGCCACGCCGCAGCGCACGCCGCCGGGCAAATACGACCGCGCCATCCTGCCCTTCCCACCAATTGACGAAAGCCAATGA
- a CDS encoding NADH-quinone oxidoreductase subunit J, protein MNPDLPILIVLGAVSIASALGLLLSRNAIYAALFLVLNFGVGAVIYLVLNAPFIAVVQVSVYAGAIMVLFLFVIMLLGAERLSPGENPPGMSFQRPLAIALGGVLLGLALYALFVRQPPITATALADSSPMAIGLSLFGPYLFPFEVVSILLLVAMVGAVVLTRNR, encoded by the coding sequence ATGAACCCCGATCTGCCTATCCTCATCGTGCTCGGCGCTGTGAGCATCGCTTCGGCGCTGGGTTTGTTGCTCAGCCGCAACGCCATCTACGCCGCGCTGTTCCTGGTGCTGAACTTCGGCGTCGGGGCGGTGATCTACCTCGTCTTGAACGCGCCGTTCATCGCCGTGGTTCAGGTGAGCGTATACGCCGGAGCGATCATGGTGCTCTTCCTATTCGTCATCATGCTGCTGGGTGCAGAGCGGCTCAGCCCAGGCGAGAATCCCCCCGGCATGTCCTTTCAACGGCCGCTGGCGATCGCACTCGGCGGCGTGTTGTTGGGGCTGGCGCTCTACGCGCTGTTCGTCCGGCAGCCGCCTATCACGGCGACGGCGCTGGCCGATTCCAGCCCGATGGCCATCGGCCTGTCGCTGTTCGGCCCTTACCTCTTCCCTTTTGAAGTCGTGTCCATCCTGCTGCTGGTCGCAATGGTCGGCGCAGTGGTGCTGACGCGGAATAGGTAA
- the nuoK gene encoding NADH-quinone oxidoreductase subunit K, translating to MDSTTFVAFLSSVLFTIGVLGVLLRRSALLIFMSVELMLNAANLAFVAFAHRWVQLDGQIFVFFVMAVAAAEVAVGLALIVTIFRTKRSTNVDDLAALKG from the coding sequence ATGGACTCCACGACCTTCGTCGCCTTTCTCTCGTCTGTTTTGTTCACCATCGGCGTGCTGGGCGTGTTGTTGCGCCGGAGCGCGCTGCTGATCTTCATGTCGGTCGAGTTGATGCTCAACGCGGCCAACCTCGCCTTCGTCGCATTCGCCCATCGCTGGGTGCAGCTCGACGGGCAGATCTTCGTGTTCTTCGTGATGGCAGTTGCCGCCGCCGAGGTGGCCGTGGGCTTGGCGCTGATCGTGACGATCTTCCGCACCAAGCGCAGCACAAACGTGGATGACCTGGCCGCGCTGAAGGGATAG
- a CDS encoding NADH-quinone oxidoreductase subunit L: protein MALFILSPILFPLLGLLINAIWGRRMSERAIGGVATLAAAAAFVVSMIMLGPLTAADDARLTATIAPWIAAGALNVSFGFLVDRLSIVIMLIVTGIGTLIHMFSIGYMRGDERFQRYFIYLNLFLASMLTLVMADNFLVMFMGWELVGLCSYLLIGFWFKNLKNAEAGRKAFVVNRIGDVGFVLGILLIFVTFGSLSFADVFGQAEAQGEALAGTIGLITLLLFIGATGKSAQIPLFVWLPDAMAGPTPVSALIHAATMVTAGVYMMTRASALYELAPATQAIVALVGALTAFVAGASALRQLDIKKVLAYSTVSQLGYMVAACGLGAFIAADFHLLTHAFFKAALFLAAGSVIHGMEHGMHAAHGAHVDAQDMRCMGGLARRMPITFVAFLLGGLALAGVPPLSGFFSKDEILLDAFKHNPLVFALLAVSSVVTAFYVGRQLALVFTGPPRSEAAAHAVESNWLMTVPLIALTIGTVFAGLFNFPGTHPLTDWLAPVVQHGEAPKFDVVLAAVFSAPAIGALAGAWLLYRNPDRAQAEAETGVGRLLAKAWYFDDAYRWAIVKPFYIISTVCAQVVDVGVIDGAVNGVGRLFRNLGGSLRSVQTGFVRNYGLIMLAGVVVVVAYFALNAR from the coding sequence ATGGCGCTATTCATTCTTTCTCCGATCCTGTTCCCGCTGCTCGGCTTGCTGATCAACGCGATCTGGGGCCGGCGCATGAGCGAACGCGCCATCGGCGGGGTGGCCACGCTGGCCGCAGCGGCCGCCTTCGTCGTGAGCATGATCATGCTAGGCCCGTTGACTGCTGCGGACGATGCCCGCCTAACAGCAACCATCGCGCCGTGGATCGCCGCCGGCGCGCTCAACGTGTCGTTCGGCTTCCTGGTGGACCGGCTGAGCATCGTCATCATGCTGATCGTCACGGGCATCGGCACGTTGATCCACATGTTCAGCATCGGCTACATGCGCGGCGACGAGCGCTTCCAGCGCTACTTCATCTATCTCAACCTGTTCCTGGCATCCATGCTGACGTTAGTCATGGCCGACAATTTCCTGGTGATGTTCATGGGCTGGGAGCTGGTGGGCTTGTGCTCGTACCTGCTCATCGGTTTCTGGTTCAAGAACCTCAAGAACGCCGAGGCAGGCCGCAAAGCGTTCGTCGTCAACCGCATCGGCGACGTCGGCTTCGTGCTGGGCATCTTGCTGATCTTCGTCACGTTCGGCAGCCTGAGCTTCGCCGACGTGTTCGGGCAAGCCGAAGCGCAGGGCGAGGCGCTGGCCGGCACCATCGGCCTGATCACCCTGCTGCTGTTTATCGGCGCGACGGGCAAGAGCGCGCAGATCCCGCTGTTCGTTTGGTTGCCCGATGCCATGGCCGGCCCTACCCCGGTCTCCGCGCTCATCCACGCCGCGACAATGGTGACGGCCGGCGTGTATATGATGACGCGCGCAAGCGCGCTGTATGAGCTTGCGCCGGCCACGCAGGCCATCGTCGCCCTCGTCGGCGCGCTGACCGCCTTCGTCGCCGGCGCAAGCGCGCTGCGCCAGCTCGACATCAAGAAGGTGCTGGCCTACTCCACCGTCAGCCAGCTCGGCTATATGGTTGCCGCCTGTGGCCTGGGCGCGTTCATCGCCGCCGATTTCCACCTGCTCACGCACGCTTTCTTCAAGGCTGCGTTGTTCCTGGCGGCCGGCAGCGTGATTCACGGGATGGAGCACGGCATGCACGCCGCGCACGGCGCACATGTGGATGCGCAGGACATGCGCTGCATGGGCGGGCTGGCGCGCAGAATGCCGATCACCTTCGTCGCGTTCCTGCTCGGGGGGCTAGCACTGGCCGGCGTGCCGCCGCTGTCCGGCTTCTTCTCCAAAGACGAAATTCTGCTAGACGCCTTCAAGCACAACCCGTTGGTGTTCGCCTTGTTGGCCGTCAGCTCTGTGGTAACGGCGTTCTACGTCGGCCGGCAACTGGCGCTGGTGTTCACCGGCCCGCCGCGCAGCGAAGCCGCCGCGCACGCCGTCGAGTCGAACTGGCTGATGACCGTGCCGCTGATCGCGTTGACGATCGGCACGGTGTTCGCCGGCTTGTTCAACTTCCCCGGCACGCATCCGCTGACGGATTGGCTCGCGCCGGTCGTGCAGCACGGCGAAGCGCCCAAGTTCGATGTTGTCCTAGCGGCGGTGTTTAGCGCACCGGCGATCGGCGCGTTGGCCGGCGCGTGGCTGCTTTACCGCAACCCCGACCGCGCTCAGGCGGAGGCCGAAACCGGAGTGGGGCGCTTGCTGGCGAAGGCGTGGTACTTCGACGACGCTTATAGGTGGGCAATCGTCAAGCCCTTCTACATCATCAGCACCGTGTGCGCACAAGTCGTTGACGTAGGCGTGATTGACGGCGCAGTGAACGGCGTGGGGCGTCTGTTCCGCAACCTCGGCGGCTCGCTGCGCAGCGTGCAGACCGGCTTTGTGCGCAACTACGGCTTGATCATGCTCGCCGGTGTGGTCGTCGTTGTGGCATATTTCGCGCTGAATGCGAGGTGA
- the nuoM-1 gene encoding NADH:ubiquinone oxidoreductase subunit M, translating to MLSLITFIPIIGAAVVALAPRRLARVIALAASLVAFVLSLGLLAAFDASQAGYQFVESAPWIPQFGIGYKLGVDGVSIWLVLLTTFIFPIALWFSGESIHEREKAYYALMLLMETATLGVFLALDMFLFYVFWEFALVPMYFIIGLWGGERRTYASVKFFIYTMAGSVLMLIAILALGISAGTFDLEVIARNNGAFAANALLFLAFAIAFAIKVPVFPFHTWLPDAHVEAPTAGSVILASVLLKMGSYGLIRFNLQLFPEASAAFAPLMIALAVIGILYGAVVAFAQSDAKKLVAYSSVSHMGYILLGIFALNQIGIQGAILQMVNHGLSTGGLFLIIGFIYERRHTREMNRLGGLWAKMPLYGTLALILALSSAGLPALNGFVGEFVILQGAFATNPLATVFAAFGMVLSAAYLLTMFQKIFLGESRDPANEALRDLNWREVISVAPLIVMCFVIGLYAAPFFNLMSSSVAGLLTGAGLAMQ from the coding sequence ATGCTTTCACTGATCACGTTCATCCCAATCATCGGCGCAGCGGTCGTGGCGCTGGCGCCTCGGCGCCTGGCGCGCGTCATCGCGCTGGCGGCCTCGCTGGTCGCGTTTGTCCTTTCGCTGGGGCTGTTGGCCGCCTTCGATGCGTCGCAGGCCGGCTACCAGTTCGTCGAGTCGGCGCCGTGGATTCCCCAATTCGGCATCGGCTACAAGCTGGGTGTGGACGGCGTCAGCATCTGGCTGGTGCTGCTCACCACGTTCATCTTCCCCATCGCGCTGTGGTTCTCCGGTGAGTCCATCCACGAGCGCGAGAAGGCCTACTACGCGCTGATGCTGCTGATGGAGACGGCGACGCTGGGCGTGTTCCTCGCCCTGGACATGTTCCTGTTCTACGTGTTCTGGGAGTTCGCGCTGGTGCCGATGTACTTCATCATCGGCCTGTGGGGGGGCGAGCGGCGCACGTATGCGTCGGTCAAGTTCTTCATCTACACCATGGCCGGCAGCGTGCTCATGTTGATCGCCATCCTGGCGCTGGGGATCAGCGCTGGCACGTTCGACCTGGAGGTCATCGCGCGGAATAACGGCGCCTTCGCAGCCAACGCGCTGCTCTTCCTGGCTTTCGCCATCGCGTTCGCGATCAAAGTGCCGGTCTTCCCCTTCCACACCTGGCTGCCGGATGCACACGTGGAGGCGCCGACGGCCGGTTCGGTGATCCTGGCCTCGGTGTTGCTCAAGATGGGCAGCTACGGGTTAATTCGCTTTAACCTGCAGCTCTTCCCCGAGGCCAGCGCAGCCTTCGCCCCACTGATGATTGCGCTGGCGGTCATCGGCATCTTGTATGGCGCAGTGGTCGCCTTCGCGCAAAGCGACGCGAAGAAGCTCGTCGCCTACTCGTCGGTGAGCCACATGGGCTATATCCTGCTCGGCATCTTCGCCCTCAACCAGATCGGCATCCAGGGCGCGATCTTGCAGATGGTCAACCACGGCCTGAGCACCGGCGGCCTGTTCCTGATCATCGGTTTTATCTACGAACGTCGCCACACGCGCGAGATGAACCGATTGGGCGGCCTGTGGGCCAAGATGCCGCTTTACGGCACGCTGGCGCTCATCCTGGCGCTCAGCTCGGCCGGCCTGCCGGCCCTCAACGGCTTCGTCGGCGAGTTCGTCATCCTCCAGGGCGCGTTTGCAACAAACCCGCTGGCGACCGTCTTTGCGGCCTTCGGCATGGTGCTCAGCGCCGCCTACCTGCTCACCATGTTCCAGAAGATCTTCCTGGGCGAGAGCCGCGACCCGGCCAACGAGGCGCTGCGCGACTTGAATTGGCGCGAGGTGATCTCGGTCGCGCCGCTGATCGTCATGTGTTTCGTGATCGGTCTATACGCTGCGCCCTTCTTCAACCTGATGAGCAGCAGCGTGGCCGGCTTGTTGACCGGCGCCGGCCTTGCGATGCAGTAA
- the lgt gene encoding prolipoprotein diacylglyceryl transferase has protein sequence MDSRIAFELGPLRVHWYGVIVTTGMIVATYIAALEMKRRGEDPGVVWDGALWVIVLGIIGARLYHVFSSPNDGSNSGWAYYRQNPLQIFAIWNGGLGIYGGLIGGIIGAWLVSIKRRVRFRRLADSVAPGLLLAQSIGRWGNYFNQELYGGPTGSTWWGITIDPTFRIRTPSVDFTDLQRYPPETRFHPTFFYESVWNFIGFIGLMGVARRFQDRLRDGDLMAMYFIWYGLGRSWVELLFRPDAWTFGALPTAVWISLGGIVLGAAVLLANHIVRPPVAPQRATSA, from the coding sequence GTGGATTCGCGAATCGCGTTCGAGCTTGGCCCGCTGCGCGTGCATTGGTATGGCGTCATCGTCACGACCGGCATGATCGTGGCCACTTACATCGCGGCGCTGGAGATGAAACGCCGCGGGGAGGACCCTGGCGTGGTCTGGGATGGCGCGCTGTGGGTCATTGTGCTGGGCATCATCGGCGCGCGGCTATACCATGTCTTCTCTTCACCCAACGACGGCAGCAACAGCGGTTGGGCTTATTACCGCCAGAACCCACTTCAAATCTTCGCCATCTGGAACGGCGGGCTGGGCATCTACGGCGGCTTGATCGGCGGCATCATCGGCGCCTGGCTCGTCAGCATCAAGCGCCGTGTCCGCTTTCGCCGGCTGGCCGACAGCGTGGCGCCCGGCCTGCTGCTCGCCCAGTCCATCGGCCGCTGGGGCAACTATTTCAACCAGGAGCTATACGGCGGGCCAACCGGTTCCACCTGGTGGGGCATCACCATAGACCCGACCTTCCGCATCCGCACTCCGAGCGTGGATTTCACCGACCTGCAGCGCTATCCGCCAGAGACGCGCTTCCACCCCACCTTCTTCTACGAGTCGGTTTGGAACTTCATCGGGTTCATCGGGCTAATGGGGGTCGCACGGCGCTTCCAAGATCGTCTGCGCGACGGCGACTTGATGGCGATGTACTTCATCTGGTACGGGCTAGGCCGGTCGTGGGTGGAACTGCTCTTTCGGCCCGACGCCTGGACGTTTGGCGCGCTGCCGACGGCCGTTTGGATCTCCCTCGGCGGCATCGTCCTCGGCGCTGCAGTGCTGCTCGCCAACCACATCGTTCGCCCGCCCGTTGCGCCGCAACGCGCGACTTCGGCGTAA